Within the Candidatus Saccharibacteria bacterium oral taxon 488 genome, the region AATGAAGCAATGGTTGGGGCCATCATATTCAACAGACCCGATGCCGCGGCAAATGCGACAACGATGATCTCCTTGCTGGAGCCGACTAGATCAGCCACCGGCGCAATGACTGGCATAGTTGCCGCCGCTAGACCTGATGATGACGGAATGATAAAGCTCATCGGCAAGTAGAAGATATAGGCGAGAATACCAACAAAGCTACCCGCACCCTTCAGTGCAGATTCACCCCAGCTAATGATCGTGTCTTGGATCGCACCATTCTGCATCACCACGCCAACACCAGCTGCCACTGCAATGATCAGTGCCACACTCAGTAGATCGGCTGTACCCTTCAGGAAGGTGTCAACAACGAAGACTTCCTCTTTCTTGAATTGGCGATAATAAATCGCTGCGATGACTAAGGTTGACAACAGAAACAGGGTCGAGATCTCGTTGAAGTACCACTCACCAAATGGCAAGACATGATCAAGACCCAAGATAGCACCAACGACCGGTAGCCCTGCAAACCATTTATGGATATCGGCGAACAGTGTGATCCCCCAGTTGCCCCACGGGATAAGCGAGATGATCATCAGTAGGAAAGTGACGCCAAAGACCGCCATCACTGCTTTACGCGGACCGGTAAATTCTGGCACGTTGCTCATATCAAGTGCGGTGGTGGCTGGCTTGTAGCGAACATCATCTTTATACTTACCAGCCTTTACCTTTGACGCGTATCGCATGGTGAACACGATAGCCGCGATCAAACAGAGCAGTAAAATTATTGATTGGAGACCCAACACATTACCGAGTGGCACGTCAGCCGACTTGGCAGCGATACCAGTCGAAAATGGATTCAAGGTCGAGCCAAGCACACCGACGCCACCACCGAGCACGATCACCATCACCGCGGTCATGGCGTTGTAGCCAGCCGCCATCATGATCGGCACCACCAGCGCATAAAACGCCACTGCCTCTTCCTGCATGCCGTAGGTGGTACCACCGATAGCGAAGAACGTCATGAGAATTGGGATAAGCCATTTCTCCTTGCCCTTCATCTTGCGCAGCATGGCACCAAGCGTCGCATCCAGCGCACCAGTCTTCATCGTCACCCCGAGGAAGCCACCGAGGATCAACACGAAGACGATGACGTCGAGCTTCTCACTCATGCCCTTGATCGGTGCAAGTGCTGCATCCCACAAACCTTGGCGGGAATCAGTGGTTGTCTCGGTGCCGTCATCGGCTTTTTTAGTAGTGACTTTATCAGTCTGTTTATACGTACCAGCGATGCGCACTGTCTTTTCCGCATCATTTGGATCTGGTTTTGTGTTGTACACACCAGACGGGATAATCCACGTTAGGACTGCCATCAAGGCAATCACCACAAACAGCACGGTAAAGGCTGAGGGCGAGCGCAGCTTTTTCTTAATTTTTTTCATTTTTTCTACCATGTCCGGAGCCTCCTTTACTCCTGTATTAGACATCTACAGCGTCAAAGCGATAACCGCCTTGATGGTATGCATACGATTCTCCGCCTGGTCAAAGACGATCGAATTTGGCGAGCGGAAGACGTCATCCGTCACCTCCATCGCCTCTAGCCCGAAATCATCCCTGATGTGCTGGCCGGTCGTGGTCAACGCATCATGAAAGGCCGGCAAGCAGTGCATGAACTTGACCTCAGGATTGCCAGTAAGGTTCAGCATGTCGCGATTAACCTGGAAGTGACGCAGCTGATTGATGCGCTCAGCGAACTTATCCTCTTCGCCCATCGACACCCAGACATCGGTGTAAACGACATCGGCACCGCGCAGGGCTTCCTCAAAATTATCAGTGATAGTAATCCGCCCGTGGTTCTGGTGCGCCAGCTCATGCGCGTGATGGACGAGGCCCTCTTCAGGGAACAATTCACGCGGCGCTAAAATCCGAAAGTCCAGCCCCATGATGGCCGAGCCGAGCAGCAAACTATTAGCCATGTTGTTGCGGCCATCGCCGACAAACACCAGCTTGACGCCGTGCAGCCGACCAAGGTGCTCCTCGATAGTCATAAAGTCGGCTAGAATCTGCGTTGGGTGGAACTTATCAGTCAATCCGTTCCACACCGGCACGCCGGCGTGCTTCGCTAGATCTTCTACCGTTTTGTGCGCAAAACCACGAAACTCAATACCATCAAACATCCGGCCCAGCACCTTGGCGGTATCCTCGACTGTCTCTTTCTTGCCAAGCTGAATATCGTCCTTACCGAGATACTCCGGCGCGATACCGAGGTCGTTAGCTGCCACCGTAAAGGCGCAGCGCGTCCTGGTCGAGGTCTTCTCAAACAATAACGCAATATTCTTGCCCTCATGAATCCGATGCGGCGTACCAGCGTACTTCATCCGCTTATATTCATTCGCCGTCGTTAGTAGCAACCGAATGTCACCCGCGGTAAAATCACCCAGTGTTAGGAATGATCGCCCCTTCAAACTTTGTGCCATTTATACATCCTCCCGTACCAGCGGCATACTCATACAGCGCGGACCGCCGCGGCCGCGGCCAAGCTCAGCACCACTGACTTCTATAACTTCAACGCCGTGCTCGCGCAGTTTTTGGTTGGTCACATAGTTGCGGTCATAGGTTACCACCACGCCCGGCGCAATCGCCAAGGTATTCGAGCCGTCATTCCACTGCTCACGAGCCGCCGCAATTGGATCACCGCCGCCACATTCGATCAGGGTAACACTCGGCAGCCCCAAGGCCACCCGCAAGACATGCTCGAGATCCGTCTCGTGCGTAATGCGTGGGAACGGCTGTCCCTCGACCTTTTCCAATACGAAACAATTCATCTTGCCGCCGCGATCGCGGATTTCCGGATGAATAGTAAACTTGTCCCGATCAATCATCGTAAACACCGTGTCCAGGTGCATAAAGGCGTGCGACTTTGGAATTTCCATGGCAACGACCTTCTTAAAGCCAGAACCAGCAAACAGTTTCGTCGCCATCTTTTCAATCGCCTCAGCCGTGGTGCGCTCCGATACGCCGATGGCCATCACTTCACTGCTCAACACTAGCTCATCGCCACCTTCAATTGAGAACTTTTCGTGGCGATCATACCACACCGGTACATTCTTGCCGGCAAACCGTGGATGATGATCAATGATGTAGCGCATGAATAGCGACTCACGACGACGCGCCGGCCAGTGCATCTTGTTGATCGTCAGACCATGACCGATGGTTGCAGCCGGGTCGCGGGTAAAGTACAGATTTGGCATCGGATCGAGATAGAATGGATAGTGATTTTTCTCGATCATATTATGCAATTGCTGGTGCTGGTCTGGCGGCAGCGTAATCTCGTCCTTGCGCACACCGGCCATAATTTTACGCACCATCGCGTTCGTTGGTAGGTCTAGCAGGAACTGGCGCAGCACCCTGGTGACGCGGCGTGACCCTTGCTTCGAATTTGCCAACATTTCATCAACAAACTGCTCGCGTAATTGATCAGTATATAGCGCCTCGGTCACCAGCTGATCGAGATACAACACCTCGACACCGTGATCACGCAATACCTGAGCAAACGCATCATGCTCCTTTTGGGCGACCTGCAAATACGGAATGTCGTCAAACAGCAGATCAGTCAAGTAGTCTGGTGTTAAGTTTTCTAATTCTTCGCCCGGACGATGCAACAGCACCGCCTTAAGTCGGCCAATTTCTGATGTAATATGTAATGGATCCATACCCCCATCCCCTTTTTGTTTATGGTTATACTAACAATATAGCATATACGCCCAAGAACACAAGCATCACTTAGCGAGCCGGTGAATTACCGCCTACGAGGCCAAACTGCATCAATAATCGTATACGGCAAACGCCGGTATCGCCACCAGCTAACTAATGTCACCCCAAGCCAGCCAATGACAATAGGCATACCGGCCCTAGGCCCCAGTATAATGCCATACATGAACAAGCCAATATACCCCAATCGCAGCAGATACATTGTCAATCGATGAGGCCAAGAACGTTCACGATCATCCAATGATATTCCCGTCATCCAGCCGCCAATCGTTTGCCCACCCATCATGAGCGGCATGATCAGCTGGACTACTAACTCACCGCCAGCGAGAATACCATATGACAGTCCCGCAATAGTATTTCCCGCCAAACCCGGCATCGTGATATACAATATAATACCGATGCACGTCCTCACTACAAGCACCACAACCACATCAAGTATAAATGCCACTAATCGCCGCACTAGGCCCGGCTGTGTTGTCACGGTCTCGCCATGCTTTACATTGCGCAGATCTGGTAGCAACCGACCACACCAATAGCCGACCAAAGCACCTCCGGTATTGAGCAACAAGTCATCAACATCAAACAGCCTATAACTACATGGATACAAGCCAAACGCACCCGTTAGC harbors:
- the argF gene encoding ornithine carbamoyltransferase; translated protein: MAQSLKGRSFLTLGDFTAGDIRLLLTTANEYKRMKYAGTPHRIHEGKNIALLFEKTSTRTRCAFTVAANDLGIAPEYLGKDDIQLGKKETVEDTAKVLGRMFDGIEFRGFAHKTVEDLAKHAGVPVWNGLTDKFHPTQILADFMTIEEHLGRLHGVKLVFVGDGRNNMANSLLLGSAIMGLDFRILAPRELFPEEGLVHHAHELAHQNHGRITITDNFEEALRGADVVYTDVWVSMGEEDKFAERINQLRHFQVNRDMLNLTGNPEVKFMHCLPAFHDALTTTGQHIRDDFGLEAMEVTDDVFRSPNSIVFDQAENRMHTIKAVIALTL
- a CDS encoding VanZ family protein; protein product: MTAFFTTFSSSFQLAISFWPFAALLLTFPLLVVQYMRLRRLVVGRMVMVYLVVLYALGLVAFTLYPMPDNTAWFCAHHAVSPQLHPLASIMDIQAEGLRAVLQVVMNIVFFMPFGMFLRVMYPVRWYMVVLLGLALSLTIEVTQLTGAFGLYPCSYRLFDVDDLLLNTGGALVGYWCGRLLPDLRNVKHGETVTTQPGLVRRLVAFILDVVVVLVVRTCIGIILYITMPGLAGNTIAGLSYGILAGGELVVQLIMPLMMGGQTIGGWMTGISLDDRERSWPHRLTMYLLRLGYIGLFMYGIILGPRAGMPIVIGWLGVTLVSWWRYRRLPYTIIDAVWPRRR
- a CDS encoding YfcC family protein; translation: MSNTGVKEAPDMVEKMKKIKKKLRSPSAFTVLFVVIALMAVLTWIIPSGVYNTKPDPNDAEKTVRIAGTYKQTDKVTTKKADDGTETTTDSRQGLWDAALAPIKGMSEKLDVIVFVLILGGFLGVTMKTGALDATLGAMLRKMKGKEKWLIPILMTFFAIGGTTYGMQEEAVAFYALVVPIMMAAGYNAMTAVMVIVLGGGVGVLGSTLNPFSTGIAAKSADVPLGNVLGLQSIILLLCLIAAIVFTMRYASKVKAGKYKDDVRYKPATTALDMSNVPEFTGPRKAVMAVFGVTFLLMIISLIPWGNWGITLFADIHKWFAGLPVVGAILGLDHVLPFGEWYFNEISTLFLLSTLVIAAIYYRQFKKEEVFVVDTFLKGTADLLSVALIIAVAAGVGVVMQNGAIQDTIISWGESALKGAGSFVGILAYIFYLPMSFIIPSSSGLAAATMPVIAPVADLVGSSKEIIVVAFAAASGLLNMMAPTIASLMGGLALAGVSYRAWLKRSMPIMVVFAIISLVAITVYGAIA
- the arcA gene encoding arginine deiminase — its product is MDPLHITSEIGRLKAVLLHRPGEELENLTPDYLTDLLFDDIPYLQVAQKEHDAFAQVLRDHGVEVLYLDQLVTEALYTDQLREQFVDEMLANSKQGSRRVTRVLRQFLLDLPTNAMVRKIMAGVRKDEITLPPDQHQQLHNMIEKNHYPFYLDPMPNLYFTRDPAATIGHGLTINKMHWPARRRESLFMRYIIDHHPRFAGKNVPVWYDRHEKFSIEGGDELVLSSEVMAIGVSERTTAEAIEKMATKLFAGSGFKKVVAMEIPKSHAFMHLDTVFTMIDRDKFTIHPEIRDRGGKMNCFVLEKVEGQPFPRITHETDLEHVLRVALGLPSVTLIECGGGDPIAAAREQWNDGSNTLAIAPGVVVTYDRNYVTNQKLREHGVEVIEVSGAELGRGRGGPRCMSMPLVREDV